A genomic region of Hypomesus transpacificus isolate Combined female chromosome 19, fHypTra1, whole genome shotgun sequence contains the following coding sequences:
- the bbs4 gene encoding Bardet-Biedl syndrome 4 protein isoform X3, with protein MAEEENTSLLPMATEPKKRRAPKAPEFPILERRNWLIHLHYIRKDYETCKAIIKDQLQETHGMCEYAIYVQALILRLEGQIQQSLELFQSCSILNPTSPDNLKQVARSLFLLGKHKAAIEVYHEAGRLNDKDWEVNHNLGVCYSFIKDFKNAEERLNLALQLNKHDKTFMMLGKVHLLAGDTDKAIEVYKNAVEYCPENTDLLTTLGLLYLQLGKYQKAFEHLGNALTYDPNNYTAILAAGSMMQTHGDFDVAMNKYRVAAYSVPESPPLWNNIGMCFFGKKKYVAAISCLKRAHYLSPFDWKVLYNLGLVHLTMQQYASAFHFLSAATNLHPRLGELYMLLAVALTNLDDVENATRSYEQAVALDESNPLVNLNFAILLYNHGDKKAALEQYQEMERKVNLLKDSNTDFDPEIW; from the exons atggcagaggaggagaacacaTCATTG CTCCCAATGGCCACTGAACCCAAAAAGCGAAGGGCCCCTAAAG CTCCAGAATTTCCAATTCTGGAAAGGAGGAACTGGCTCATCCACCTGCACTACATTAGAAAGGACTATGAGACGTGCAAG GCGATCATTAAAGACCAGCTCCAGGAGACCCATGGCATGTGTGAATATGCCATATATGTTCAAG CACTAATCTTACGCCTGGAGGGGCAGATCCAGCAGTCCCTTGAGCTGTTCCAGAGCTGTTCCATTCTCAATCCCACCAGTCCtgacaacctcaaacaagtAGCCAGATCACT GTTTCTGCTGGGTAAGCACAAGGCAGCCATTGAGGTTTATCATGAAGCTGGACGCTTAAATGACAAGGACTGG GAGGTCAACCACAATCTGGGGGTTTGCTATTCCTTCATTAAAGACTTCAAAAAC GCAGAAGAGAGGTTGAACTTGGCGCTGCAATTAAATAAACATGACAAGACCTTCATGATGTTGGGAAAGGTCCACTTGCTAGCTGGTGACACAGACAAGGCCATAGAGGTGTACAAGAATGCAGTGGA GTACTGCCCTGAAAATACTGACTTGCTGACAACTCTTGGACTGTTGTATCTGCAA CTTGGGAAATATCAGAAAGCATTTGAGCATCTCGGAAACGCCCTGACCTATGACCCGAACAACTATACA GCCATCTTAGCTGCTGGTAGTATGATGCAGACCCACGGGGATTTTGACGTGGCCATGAACAAGTATCGCGTGGCAGCCTACTCTGTGCCTGAGAGCCCTCCCCTCTGGAACAATATTGGCATGTGCTTCTTCGGCAAGAAGAAATATGTTGCA GCCATCAGCTGTCTGAAGCGAGCCCACTACTTGTCTCCATTCGACTGGAAGGTGCTTTACAACCTGGGTCTGGTGCACCTGACCATGCAGCAGTACGCCTCTGCCTTTCATTTCCTCAGCGCCGCCACAAACCTGCACCCACGCCTAGGAGAGCTCTATATGCTGCTGGCTG TGGCTCTGACTAATCTGGATGATGTGGAGAACGCCACACGGTCCTACGAGCAAGCGGTAGCTCTAGACGA ATCCAATCCGTTGGTCAATCTGAACTTTGCCATCCTGCTCTACAATCATGGTGACAAGAAGGCAGCCTTGGAGCAGTaccaggaaatggaaaggaaGGTCAACCTACTGAAAGACAGCAACACCGATTTTGATCCGGAG ATTTGGTAA
- the bbs4 gene encoding Bardet-Biedl syndrome 4 protein isoform X1: protein MAEEENTSLLPMATEPKKRRAPKAPEFPILERRNWLIHLHYIRKDYETCKAIIKDQLQETHGMCEYAIYVQALILRLEGQIQQSLELFQSCSILNPTSPDNLKQVARSLFLLGKHKAAIEVYHEAGRLNDKDWEVNHNLGVCYSFIKDFKNAEERLNLALQLNKHDKTFMMLGKVHLLAGDTDKAIEVYKNAVEYCPENTDLLTTLGLLYLQLGKYQKAFEHLGNALTYDPNNYTAILAAGSMMQTHGDFDVAMNKYRVAAYSVPESPPLWNNIGMCFFGKKKYVAAISCLKRAHYLSPFDWKVLYNLGLVHLTMQQYASAFHFLSAATNLHPRLGELYMLLAVALTNLDDVENATRSYEQAVALDESNPLVNLNFAILLYNHGDKKAALEQYQEMERKVNLLKDSNTDFDPELMDMAQKMATALQVGESMVWTKPAKDSKSKKTSGSSAKAPSSQQPLGTNQALGQAMSSAASFNKSIQLPTGTPPKPPSLPLEPEPDVEAAPSPPSFTPGSPDAEEAEPPPKSKTSKSKSKAEVN, encoded by the exons atggcagaggaggagaacacaTCATTG CTCCCAATGGCCACTGAACCCAAAAAGCGAAGGGCCCCTAAAG CTCCAGAATTTCCAATTCTGGAAAGGAGGAACTGGCTCATCCACCTGCACTACATTAGAAAGGACTATGAGACGTGCAAG GCGATCATTAAAGACCAGCTCCAGGAGACCCATGGCATGTGTGAATATGCCATATATGTTCAAG CACTAATCTTACGCCTGGAGGGGCAGATCCAGCAGTCCCTTGAGCTGTTCCAGAGCTGTTCCATTCTCAATCCCACCAGTCCtgacaacctcaaacaagtAGCCAGATCACT GTTTCTGCTGGGTAAGCACAAGGCAGCCATTGAGGTTTATCATGAAGCTGGACGCTTAAATGACAAGGACTGG GAGGTCAACCACAATCTGGGGGTTTGCTATTCCTTCATTAAAGACTTCAAAAAC GCAGAAGAGAGGTTGAACTTGGCGCTGCAATTAAATAAACATGACAAGACCTTCATGATGTTGGGAAAGGTCCACTTGCTAGCTGGTGACACAGACAAGGCCATAGAGGTGTACAAGAATGCAGTGGA GTACTGCCCTGAAAATACTGACTTGCTGACAACTCTTGGACTGTTGTATCTGCAA CTTGGGAAATATCAGAAAGCATTTGAGCATCTCGGAAACGCCCTGACCTATGACCCGAACAACTATACA GCCATCTTAGCTGCTGGTAGTATGATGCAGACCCACGGGGATTTTGACGTGGCCATGAACAAGTATCGCGTGGCAGCCTACTCTGTGCCTGAGAGCCCTCCCCTCTGGAACAATATTGGCATGTGCTTCTTCGGCAAGAAGAAATATGTTGCA GCCATCAGCTGTCTGAAGCGAGCCCACTACTTGTCTCCATTCGACTGGAAGGTGCTTTACAACCTGGGTCTGGTGCACCTGACCATGCAGCAGTACGCCTCTGCCTTTCATTTCCTCAGCGCCGCCACAAACCTGCACCCACGCCTAGGAGAGCTCTATATGCTGCTGGCTG TGGCTCTGACTAATCTGGATGATGTGGAGAACGCCACACGGTCCTACGAGCAAGCGGTAGCTCTAGACGA ATCCAATCCGTTGGTCAATCTGAACTTTGCCATCCTGCTCTACAATCATGGTGACAAGAAGGCAGCCTTGGAGCAGTaccaggaaatggaaaggaaGGTCAACCTACTGAAAGACAGCAACACCGATTTTGATCCGGAG CTAATGGACATGGCTCAGAAGATGGCGACTGCCCTGCAGGTGGGTGAGAGCATGGTgtggaccaaacctgccaaggATTCCAAGTCCAAGAAGACCTCTGGCTCCTCCGCCAAGGCACCCAGCTCCCAGCAGCCACTAGGCACCAACCAGGCTCTGGGCCAGGCCATGTCCTCCGCTGCCAGCTTCAACAAGAGCATACAGCTTCCAACAG GAaccccccccaagcccccaTCCCTGCCCCTGGAGCCGGAACCAGATGTGGAGGCTGCCCCCAGCCCGCCCAGCTTCACCCCCGGCTCCCCTGATGCCGAAGAAGCCGAACCTCCCCCCAAATCCAAAACTAGCAAGAGTAAGTCTAAAGCGGAAGTGAATTAG
- the bbs4 gene encoding Bardet-Biedl syndrome 4 protein isoform X2: MCEYAIYVQALILRLEGQIQQSLELFQSCSILNPTSPDNLKQVARSLFLLGKHKAAIEVYHEAGRLNDKDWEVNHNLGVCYSFIKDFKNAEERLNLALQLNKHDKTFMMLGKVHLLAGDTDKAIEVYKNAVEYCPENTDLLTTLGLLYLQLGKYQKAFEHLGNALTYDPNNYTAILAAGSMMQTHGDFDVAMNKYRVAAYSVPESPPLWNNIGMCFFGKKKYVAAISCLKRAHYLSPFDWKVLYNLGLVHLTMQQYASAFHFLSAATNLHPRLGELYMLLAVALTNLDDVENATRSYEQAVALDESNPLVNLNFAILLYNHGDKKAALEQYQEMERKVNLLKDSNTDFDPELMDMAQKMATALQVGESMVWTKPAKDSKSKKTSGSSAKAPSSQQPLGTNQALGQAMSSAASFNKSIQLPTGTPPKPPSLPLEPEPDVEAAPSPPSFTPGSPDAEEAEPPPKSKTSKSKSKAEVN, from the exons ATGTGTGAATATGCCATATATGTTCAAG CACTAATCTTACGCCTGGAGGGGCAGATCCAGCAGTCCCTTGAGCTGTTCCAGAGCTGTTCCATTCTCAATCCCACCAGTCCtgacaacctcaaacaagtAGCCAGATCACT GTTTCTGCTGGGTAAGCACAAGGCAGCCATTGAGGTTTATCATGAAGCTGGACGCTTAAATGACAAGGACTGG GAGGTCAACCACAATCTGGGGGTTTGCTATTCCTTCATTAAAGACTTCAAAAAC GCAGAAGAGAGGTTGAACTTGGCGCTGCAATTAAATAAACATGACAAGACCTTCATGATGTTGGGAAAGGTCCACTTGCTAGCTGGTGACACAGACAAGGCCATAGAGGTGTACAAGAATGCAGTGGA GTACTGCCCTGAAAATACTGACTTGCTGACAACTCTTGGACTGTTGTATCTGCAA CTTGGGAAATATCAGAAAGCATTTGAGCATCTCGGAAACGCCCTGACCTATGACCCGAACAACTATACA GCCATCTTAGCTGCTGGTAGTATGATGCAGACCCACGGGGATTTTGACGTGGCCATGAACAAGTATCGCGTGGCAGCCTACTCTGTGCCTGAGAGCCCTCCCCTCTGGAACAATATTGGCATGTGCTTCTTCGGCAAGAAGAAATATGTTGCA GCCATCAGCTGTCTGAAGCGAGCCCACTACTTGTCTCCATTCGACTGGAAGGTGCTTTACAACCTGGGTCTGGTGCACCTGACCATGCAGCAGTACGCCTCTGCCTTTCATTTCCTCAGCGCCGCCACAAACCTGCACCCACGCCTAGGAGAGCTCTATATGCTGCTGGCTG TGGCTCTGACTAATCTGGATGATGTGGAGAACGCCACACGGTCCTACGAGCAAGCGGTAGCTCTAGACGA ATCCAATCCGTTGGTCAATCTGAACTTTGCCATCCTGCTCTACAATCATGGTGACAAGAAGGCAGCCTTGGAGCAGTaccaggaaatggaaaggaaGGTCAACCTACTGAAAGACAGCAACACCGATTTTGATCCGGAG CTAATGGACATGGCTCAGAAGATGGCGACTGCCCTGCAGGTGGGTGAGAGCATGGTgtggaccaaacctgccaaggATTCCAAGTCCAAGAAGACCTCTGGCTCCTCCGCCAAGGCACCCAGCTCCCAGCAGCCACTAGGCACCAACCAGGCTCTGGGCCAGGCCATGTCCTCCGCTGCCAGCTTCAACAAGAGCATACAGCTTCCAACAG GAaccccccccaagcccccaTCCCTGCCCCTGGAGCCGGAACCAGATGTGGAGGCTGCCCCCAGCCCGCCCAGCTTCACCCCCGGCTCCCCTGATGCCGAAGAAGCCGAACCTCCCCCCAAATCCAAAACTAGCAAGAGTAAGTCTAAAGCGGAAGTGAATTAG